In one window of Gorilla gorilla gorilla isolate KB3781 chromosome 2, NHGRI_mGorGor1-v2.1_pri, whole genome shotgun sequence DNA:
- the LOC101146129 gene encoding cytochrome c, somatic-like produces MGDVEKGKKIFVQKCAQCHTVEKGDKHKSGPNLHGLFVWKTGQATGFSHTDTNKNKGITWGEDTLMEYLENPKKYIPGRKMIFAGIKKAERANLIAYLKKATNE; encoded by the coding sequence ATGGGTGATGTTGAGAAAGGTAAGAAGATTTTTGTTCAGAAGTGTGCCCAGTGCCACACGGTGGAAAAGGGAGACAAGCACAAGAGTGGGCCTAATCTCCACGGTCTCTTCGTGTGGAAGACAGGTCAGGCCACTGGATTCTCTCACACAGACACCAATAAGAATAAAGGCATCACCTGGGGAGAGGATACACTGATGGAGTATTTGGAGAATCCCAAGAAGTACATCCCTGGAAGAAAAATGATCTTTGCCGGAATTAAGAAGGCAGAAAGGGCAAACTTGATAGCTTATCTCAAAAAAGCTACTAATGAGTAA